In Mus pahari chromosome 23, PAHARI_EIJ_v1.1, whole genome shotgun sequence, the DNA window GCCCTCTGCAGATCGCTTCCTGGGACAGAAGCAGTTCGCTGCTCTCTACTCCTTTACAATGATTGTTTtgcacttgtttatttattttatgtagcagTCCAGACGTGATCGTGGGCAATGCAGAGGACAGTTtgagggagtcaggtctctccttccaacctgtgggttctgggggtcaaacTTTAGGTCGGCAGATTTGACCGCAAGCGcctttaaccaccgagccatcatACCATCCATCTTAGTAATAGACCTAACACGTCCGcagccccccgcccctgctcttgCCTCTATCTGTCCCTTTTCCCTCCAGCCTCCAGGGACTTTCAGAACCCACAGACTGCTGCTAAGATCCCGACCTTCCCACAGCTGCTGACTGAAGGCCACTATATGACATTACCTCTGTCCCTGCATCAGCTGCCGTGTGAGGACCTGACCGGTGGCAGTGGAGGTGTCCCCGTGCTTCGGGTGGGCAATGACTTTGGCTGTGACCAGCGACCCTATTGCAACGCCCCCCTCCCCAGCCAGGGCCCTTACAGGTGGGTTGTCAGGAGCCCCTGCTCTGGGATTGGGTATCTCCAGGGAGGGGGGTGGGATTTCTTGGACTAAGATTCAGACCCTGCCCCCTTCTTCTGAATGAAGGCCAGCTGTAGCTCCACCCCTTTGTTAGCGTAGTTTCCTTTCTTTGCACAGTGAGGTATCAAGACAGTTCAGCTCTGGGCAGTGAGGTTTATCCGAGGCGCGATTATTGCTGACTGAAAACTTTCCCCTAAAAGACCTTTCACTAAGCTGATCGTAGTGACATACTTGTGAtgtcagcactctggagacagaggtaggaggatcgtgagttcaaggccagctgcagGTACATAATGAATTTGAGCTAAGCTACTACTTAAGACCTTAAAACAAAAGATCGGCAGctggctggggctgtagctcagtgggtaggtGTTTGGTCTCCGTGTATGAAGCCCTCCattccatcccagcactcaagaggtgaaACGGCAGGAAACGCAGGAGTAGAGGTTATTCACAGCCtcatactgagttcaaggctagcctggggtacatgagacaattatttcaaaaaaaccaaaagaaattccccccaaaacaaagacaaaacaaaacaaaacaaaaaacaaacaaacaacaaaacccagatgTGTTCCAAGAGGGGAACGTGGCTTTCTGGATGAAACCACTGCTACAGGTTTCAAGAGGTTCTGACAGAATTCCCAACCCGTAGCGCAGATGAAGAGACAAGGCCTGCTGTGCTAGAATTCGAACAAGGTTCTCTCCAGTGTCCATCACGAGATGAAGAGCCCAGGCGCTGTCAGAGAGACTCCACAGTGGGGAGCCTAGACTGCAGGGTGCCGTCTCCCTCTGATCCCTTTATCCATGCTGGCAATAGTGTCTTCCTCACAGCCGTTCTGCCCTGCCCCGCTTCCCATCAGCCACTAGTGCTGGCTTCCCTCCATCTGTCCGTTGGGCCCACGCTGCTCTCTTCCCAGAGCCCCCACCCCTGAGAGAGAATAGCATAGTGCCAagtctcccctccctgctctccaggCCCTAGGGGCTCCCAACAGGCCCTGACCACACCCTTAACTCCACCCACAGGCCTTTGCCAGGGCTCCTAATCTGAACAGTAACCTCTTCTCAAAATGGATGGCCCCACAAACTCCATAGACCTAAACTTCTATTTTGTTGTGCTGGTATTGAGCTCAAGagtttgtgggctggtgagatggctcagtgggtaagagcacccgactgctcttcagaaggtccggagttcaaatcccagcaaccacatggtggctcacaaccatccgtaacaagttctgatgccctcttctggtgtgtctgaagacagctacagtatacttaaataaataaatcttaaaaaaaaaaaaaagtacgactcagcttttttaaaaaaaaaagagtttgtgcattctaggcaggggctctaccactgagcagtATCAACActttttttaccttttattttgagacaaggtctcgcaAAGTTGCCAGGCAGCCGCTGAGCTTGtgggtctctcttcccagagcccacagagcGCCTAGGACGTCAGGCCTGTGCTGCCGTGCTCACTTAAGACATCCAGGTCTTACTCTTGACCCCATTGCTTTCCTGTCCCTTCAGGGTGAAGTTCCTTGTGATGGATGCCAGCGGCCCACCCAAGGCTGAGACGAAGTGGTCCAATCCCATTTATCTCCACCAAGGTAGTGCGGGGGTGAGGGATCTAAGAGTGACGCAACTCACACCTGAAACTCTTGCTGACGGGTGGGACTTGGCTCAGCTACATCACCATGGAGCCAAACCTTTTTCCCCTTAGTTCTAAGCGTTGAATCATATGCACACCGGGGAAGTACTGTACTACACCAATCCACGGCCTTACCCCCTcgctgggggattctaggcaggggctctaccactgagccacgccccagcccctccctgggggattctaggcaagggctctaccactgagccacgcccccagcccctccctgggggattctaggcaggggctctaccactgagtcacgcccccagcccctcactgggggattctaggcaggggctctcccactgagccacgcccccagcccctccctgggggattctaggcaggggctctataCAGAAATACAATcccagcagggcgtggtggctcacgcctttaatcccagcactagggaggcagagtcaggtggatttctgagtttgaggccagcctggtctacaaagtgagttccaggacagccagggctgtacagagaaactctgtctcgaaaNNNNNNNNNNNNNNNNNNNNNNNNNNNNNNNNNNNNNNNNNNNNNNNNNNNNNNNNNNNNNNNNNNNNNNNNNNNNNNNNNNNNNNNNNNNNNNNNNNNNNNNNNNNNNNNNNNNNNNNNNNNNNNNNNNNNNNNNNNNNNNNNNNNNNNNNNNNNNNNNNNNNNNNNNNNNNNNNNNNNNNNNNNNNNNNNNNNaaaaaaaaaaaaaaagaaagaaagaaagaaagaaagaaagaaagaaagaaagaaagaaagaaagaaagacaatccCAGGCCTCTTTTTACTTTACAATTGAGATAGGGTCTGAATTGACCAAGCTGACTTTGAAtcccctctgtagcccaggatggcctgtaACTTGAGAATCCCTGCTTCATCCTCTCAAGTAacagattacaggtgtgcccgaCAAGTTCCAATTTGACAGCTATCAACCCTTGCTTGGGTGCCCAGCCTCAGCCCCTATTCTGCCCCAGATTCTCTCTACTGTGTGCAGGGAGAAGGGCCCAGGCATCCTCCTCCACCTTGAGGCCATGTTGGGGGTGACACTTGCTTCAGAATCAGGCTACCAAGGCAACTGGGTAAGGTGACAGGTGACTGTCATCTGAAGGCCTTCAATTCCAGGCTGTAGGGAGTAAGAAGGTGACCAGGTGAATCCCGAGATCTGCCTGGTGTACGCGGGCCTGCGGTAGGGAACTGGAGGGAATGGTCTAGAAGGTGAGTCCAGTGTAGAAGAGCCAGCAATGGTTGATCCAGGCTGGGGGAAATGGCCAAGATAGATTGGCTCAGCAGGCTCCCTGGGGCCATGGGCCAGCCAAGCCTCGAGCGCTGAGCTTGAGTGTGGAGGGTCTCTGACTGGTTTCTATGTGTGCAGGAAAGAACCCCAACTCCATTGATGCATGGCCCGGCCGGCGGAGCGGCTGTATGATCGTCATAACGTCCATCCTCTCTGCCCTGGCCGGCCTCTTGCTCCTAGCTTTCCTGGCAGCCTCCACTACACGTTTGTAAGTGATGGCGACACCCTGCAGGCGCCTCTCCCCTGCCCGGATCCCTAGATCCCGAAAGCCTCTCCTGACCCCCTTCCAGGCAGTGTGGAGGGAAGGTCCACTCTGCCTGTCACCTGGGTGGCAGGCAGATGCTATAGCAGTTCGTCTGGAGTCAGGGACAGggttctccccccccaccccccggcttTGTCTTTTCTCCACGAGCCCCTGGAGTGTCTTGGTAACTGCCATTAGGATAGGTTATCCGGACACCTCTAGACAAGGTGCCTCTCCAGCTGGCTCCAAAACAGCGggaaggggggctggggagacagtttTGTGAGCGAAGTCCTCCCTGCGCAGACAAGGACCcgagtttgaatctccagcactcacataaaatcCAGATGTGGTCGTCTGTAACCTAACTCACGGGGGGTAGGGTGGGCAGGGGGATCCCTAGAATCTGTGGCCAGCCAGTCAATAAAGGTTTCAGTcaaagaccctggctcaaaaaggtaagaaaatgttggcaggatggctcagtgggtaaagcctcttgccaccaagactgatgacctgagtttgatccgtgggacccacatggcagaaggagagaactgtctCCTACCAACTGTCCTATGTCCTCCATGTGCACCCCGTGGCATGTGCACCCCGCTTCCCCCTCgacagagaatttttttcttagaggTAAGGCATAgtgtgatagaggaagacacccaacccAGCCTCcatacaggcacatgcacatgtgcgtgcacatgcacacacatacacacacacacacacacacacacacacacacccatatacctATGCACTACATATTTCAtgtaaccaataaaaaaagaggacAGGTGAGGAGATGAGGAGACAGGCTGACGGGTAAGAATTCTGGGGAAGGGACACAGCTAGAATGTGGTGGCCTCTGGTTAGGGATGTAATGTGCCCCGCCTCTTTCTTCTCTCGCCTGCAGCTCCAGCCTGTGGTGGCCCGAGGAAGCCCCCGAGCAGCTGCGGATTGGCTCCTTCATGGGAAAACGTTACATGACTCACCACATCCCCCCCAGCGAGACTGCCACACTGCCGGTGGGCTGCGAGCCTGGCCTGGACCCCCTTCCCAGTCTCAGCCCGTAGCCTGGTCTCTGCAGCTTGGGCCTGGGGTGAGGGGCAGAGAGCTGGAGCGCAGgtcctgtggggtgggggtggggtgagggtctTGCATCTGCACAgccccttctgtctgtctgtctgtctgcctggctGTTTTATCCTTTGCTTCTGCCCCTCCCTAGGCCTCTGTCTGTAAGTGTGTTTGCAGGTggtcaaggtcagcttggtccaTTTAACCTCCATGTGAGGCTAGAAGAGGTGGGCCAGTTCATCTTCACCTTAGCCAGACTTCAGAGAACCCAGCAGGAGACAGGTGACGCAGGCTACGATCCCCACTCTcgggaggctgaagtaggagggCCATGTACTACAGGCTAGTAGTCTGGGATATATAGCAGGAGCAGGTCTCAAacgagacaaaacaaaacaaaaacacacaaccCGGGAGGCAGCCTTTTGGGCAGTCAGTAGGTTGGGTTGGGCCCATCATGAGTTATTTGCGGTTCAGACCACCTTCTGTCTGACCCAACAACCAGGGGTGGGGTGCGGTTACAGAAATACCACTTTTGTCCCCTCGCTCTCTCTGAGGATGGGTCTCACCAGTGTACTGGTTAGAGAGTGTAAATGGCTATTAACGACAGTCGGCTTCCTAGCCCAGCCCCTGTGCACACAAAGAGATGGTTCTGCACACTTCTCGGCTCACTCAGCATCATTTATTGCGCACCTGACATTCTGCGCCACATACAGTGTTAGACATGGCCTCGGGCAAAGCTGGTTGTGACTTTGGAGGACTCAGACTGCTTTGAGTCTCAGACTGACACCTGT includes these proteins:
- the Upk3b gene encoding uroplakin-3b, encoding MVRTRWQPHPPPLLLLVLVWLPQSLSLDLIPYTPQITAWHLEGKVTATTFCLEQPRCIFDEHVSTKDTIWLVVAFSNASRDFQNPQTAAKIPTFPQLLTEGHYMTLPLSLHQLPCEDLTGGSGGVPVLRVGNDFGCDQRPYCNAPLPSQGPYRVKFLVMDASGPPKAETKWSNPIYLHQGKNPNSIDAWPGRRSGCMIVITSILSALAGLLLLAFLAASTTRFSSLWWPEEAPEQLRIGSFMGKRYMTHHIPPSETATLPVGCEPGLDPLPSLSP